Below is a genomic region from Citrobacter tructae.
TGTTGGTCACCAAGCCGAAGAACTACGACCAGGTTCCTGCGAACAAACCAATCGTAGATGCGATCAAGGCTAAGAAACAGGACCCAAGCGGCGCGTTTGTGTGGACCACCTACGCCGCGCTGCAGTCGTTGCAGGCTGGTCTGAACCAGTCAGACGATCCGGCTGAAATTGCCAAATACCTGAAAGCAAACACCGTTGAAACTGTTATGGGACCGCTGTCCTGGGATGCGAAGGGGGACCTGAAAGGTTTCGAATTCGGTGTGTTTGACTGGCATGCTAATGGTACGGCGACCGACGCCAAGTGATTTTCCCGGTGTCTTTCGCGCTGCAGGTGCGTTATCTACAGCGCGAACTTCCTGGAAAATGGGTATAAGTTGTAGGCCGGATAAGCGTCAGCGCCATCCGGCTTTTTTATTACCGTTTCTCCCAGCCGTTATTCTGCGGCGTAAAACCTAACGTCTGCATAAACCCGGCCATCACGCCGCGGTCCTCAACGCCGACATCGGCCATCCACCATGAGCCCACGCCGGGATTTTCCCGGATCACTTCTTCGATCAAATACTGCCCGACACCGCGACGACGGGTGATTTCACGTACACGCAATGAATCCAGCGCGCCTTGCGTACCGCTCAAGGTCACGCGTACCGCGCCCAGAAGACGTTCATTAAACCGCGCGGCGTAGATCCGGTGCGTTTCATCTACGCTTAACGATGAGGCGGAATACTCCGGCCAGATTTTGCCCAGATCAATCTTGTCCTGAGCACTAAAGTTTTCTAAACGAATGATGGTCAGCTTCATTGACAGCATGTCCAAATCACAAAAGATGAAATCAGTGTACCGAAATAATTCACCCGGATGCTTTCTCTTTTTTATGTGAATAACCAGGTTAATAGTTTTGTAACAACGACAATGACAGTTTGAAACATTAGAGATTGAAAAATAGGCAGGATAATACCCTGGGATGCAGCATTTTATTCCGCTCTTTGTACCGTTATTTTATGCTGACAAGTGCGCTTTTTTTTGTTTATCTATAGTGAAAAGCAGAATATTATCTTTTCTTAATCGACTGAAAAATAGAGATTTTAGCCTGAATTTGCTTAAAAAACTGCGCTAAACCATTAATGAGACTGGTAAAAATAGTACAGTTCAAAAAAAGCACAGTCTGCTTTTTAACCACATAAATACAAAATATTAATAACGTCACGAATGGGGATTCAGTTAATGAAACGGAATGCGAAAACAATCATCGCAGGGGCGATAGCACTGGTCATGTCACACGCTGCCATGGCGGAGGATATCAAGGTCGCTGTGGTCGGAGCGATGTCAGGTCCGGTCGCGCAGTGGGGCGATATGGAATTTAATGGCGCACGGCAGGCGATTAAAGATATCAATGCTAAAGGCGGGATCAAAGGCGACAAGCTGGTGGCCGTGGAATATGACGACGCCTGCGATCCGAAACAGGCCGTTGCGGTAGCGAACAAAATCGTTAATGACGGCATTCAGTATGTGATTGGTCACTTGTGCTCATCGTCGACTCAGCCAGCATCCGATATCTACGAAGACGAAGGCATCCTGATGATTTCCCCGGGAGCCACTAACCCGGAGCTGACGCAGCGCGGCTACGCGCACATCATGCGTACGGCCGGCCTGGACTCCTCTCAGGGGCCAACCGCTGCGAAATATATTCTTGAGACTGTGAAGCCACAGCGTATCGCCATCATCCATGATAAACAGCAATACGGTGAAGGTCTGGCGCGTTCGGTGCAGGACAGCCTGAAAGCGGGCAAAGCCAATATCGTCTTCTTTGATGGGATCTCGGCTGGTGAAAAAGATTTTTCTGCGCTGATTGCCCGCCTGAATAAAGAAAAAATCGACTTCGTCTACTACGGTGGCTACTACCCAGAGATGGGACAAATGCTGCGCCAGGCACGTTCTGTGGGGCTGAAAACGCAGTTTATGGGACCCGAGGGCGTGGGTAATGCGTCGCTGTCCAACATTGCCGGTGATGCCGCTGAAGGCATGCTGGTGACCATGCCAAAACGCTATGACCAGGATCCGACGAATAAAGCTATTGTCGATGCGCTCAAAGCGGACAAGAAAGATCCGACCGGACCATACGTGTGGATCACCTACGCCGCCGTGCAGTCGCTGGCAACCGCCATGGACCGCAGCGGCAGCAAAGATCCGCTGGAGTTGGTGAAAGATTTAAAAGCACACGGGGCTGATACCGTGATTGGGCCGCTGAATTGGGATGAAAAAGGCGATCTAAAGGGATTTGAATTTGGTGTCTTCCAGTGGCACGCCGACGGGTCGTCCTCGGTAGCCAAATAATTATCCCACCGCCCGGTGATGCCGGGCGGGTATGAAAAGGTTTCCTTATGTCCGAGCAGTTCCTCTATTTCTTGCAGCAGATGTTTAACGGCGTCACGCTGGGAAGCACCTATGCGCTGATCGCCATCGGTTACACGATGGTGTACGGCATTATCGGCATGATCAACTTCGCCCACGGCGAGGTGTATATGATCGGCAGCTATGTCTCGTTTATGATCATCGCCGCGCTAATGATGATGGGCATTGATACCAGCTGGCTGCTGGTGGCGGCCGGATTCGTCGGTGCTATCGTGATTGCCAGCGCCTACGGCTGGAGTATTGAGCGCGTGGCGTACCGGCCTGTGCGCAGTTCCAAGCGCTTGATCGCCTTAATTTCCGCCATTGGGATGTCTATCTTCCTGCAAAACTATGTCAGCCTGACCGAAGGCTCGCGTGATGTGGCGCTGCCCAGCTTGTTTAACGGCCAGTGGACTATCGGCAGTAGCGAAAACTTCTCTGCGTCCATCACCACCATGCAGGCGGTTATCTGGATTGTGACCTTCCTGGCGATGCTGGCACTGACGATTTTCATCCGATACTCGCGTATGGGTCGCGCCTGTCGCGCCTGCGCAG
It encodes:
- the livH gene encoding high-affinity branched-chain amino acid ABC transporter permease LivH yields the protein MSEQFLYFLQQMFNGVTLGSTYALIAIGYTMVYGIIGMINFAHGEVYMIGSYVSFMIIAALMMMGIDTSWLLVAAGFVGAIVIASAYGWSIERVAYRPVRSSKRLIALISAIGMSIFLQNYVSLTEGSRDVALPSLFNGQWTIGSSENFSASITTMQAVIWIVTFLAMLALTIFIRYSRMGRACRACAEDLKMASLLGINTDRVIALTFVIGAAMAAVAGVLLGQFYGVINPYIGFMAGMKAFTAAVLGGIGSIPGAMIGGLILGVAEALSSAYLSTEYKDVVSFALLIIVLLVMPTGILGRPEVEKV
- the panM gene encoding aspartate 1-decarboxylase autocleavage activator PanM; the encoded protein is MKLTIIRLENFSAQDKIDLGKIWPEYSASSLSVDETHRIYAARFNERLLGAVRVTLSGTQGALDSLRVREITRRRGVGQYLIEEVIRENPGVGSWWMADVGVEDRGVMAGFMQTLGFTPQNNGWEKR
- the livK gene encoding high-affinity branched-chain amino acid ABC transporter substrate-binding protein LivK; this translates as MKRNAKTIIAGAIALVMSHAAMAEDIKVAVVGAMSGPVAQWGDMEFNGARQAIKDINAKGGIKGDKLVAVEYDDACDPKQAVAVANKIVNDGIQYVIGHLCSSSTQPASDIYEDEGILMISPGATNPELTQRGYAHIMRTAGLDSSQGPTAAKYILETVKPQRIAIIHDKQQYGEGLARSVQDSLKAGKANIVFFDGISAGEKDFSALIARLNKEKIDFVYYGGYYPEMGQMLRQARSVGLKTQFMGPEGVGNASLSNIAGDAAEGMLVTMPKRYDQDPTNKAIVDALKADKKDPTGPYVWITYAAVQSLATAMDRSGSKDPLELVKDLKAHGADTVIGPLNWDEKGDLKGFEFGVFQWHADGSSSVAK